In a single window of the Nicotiana tomentosiformis chromosome 10, ASM39032v3, whole genome shotgun sequence genome:
- the LOC138900357 gene encoding RING-H2 finger protein ATL18-like has protein sequence MRPASSAITFFIFLFISIYILKKTLKTFPRSSITIVLNYVVFIANQLKWAWEILLLQSFSHPYNLSSISRNAHDQDQDHEHELEVMHYEPESESSGSVECAVCLCKIEEGEEVRELRCDHLFHRVCLDRWLGTGHMTCPLCRNHLKPPPLVANLHQEVISFDFVSGTRSRDRYHWWLR, from the coding sequence ATGCGTCCAGCTTCATCAGCTATCACcttcttcatttttctttttatttccatCTATATTTTGAAGAAAACCCTAAAAACGTTTCCCAGATCATCGATAACTATAGTACTAAACTACGTAGTTTTTATCGCTAATCAGTTGAAATGGGCTTGGGAAATTCTCCTCCTTCAATCTTTTTCTCATCCTTATAATCTTAGTTCTATTTCTCGAAATGCTCATGATCAGGATCAGGATCATGAACACGAGCTTGAAGTTATGCATTACGAACCCGAATCAGAGTCTTCGGGTTCAGTAGAATGTGCAGTTTGTTTGTGCAAGattgaagaaggagaagaagttaGAGAGTTAAGATGTGATCATCTTTTTCATAGGGTTTGTTTGGATAGGTGGCTTGGTACCGGACATATGACGTGTCCATTATGTAGAAACCATCTTAAGCCGCCTCCTCTCGTTGCTAATTTACATCAAGAGGTTATTTCATTCGATTTCGTCTCAGGGACGAGATCGAGAGATCGTTATCATTGGTGGCTACGATAA